GCGGCTCGGCTTTGACAGAACACGGGCTTACACTGCGACTCCAGCGCACCGTGTGTTGGTTGAGCCCTGCACACCTGCATCGCCCACATCACGCGCGCCCCATACAAGGAACTTTGCATGTCCCGCACCGTGTTCTGCCAGTACCAGCAATGCGACACCGAAGGCCTGGATTTTGCGCCGTATCCGGGCGAGCTCGGCCAACGCATCTTCGCGCAGATTGGCAAGGCCGGCTGGCAGGCCTGGCTTGCGCACCAGACCATGCTGATCAACGAAAACCGGCTCTCGCCGCGTGACCCCAAGCACCGCGCCTTCCTCGAGGCGGAACTGCAGAAGTTCCTGTTCGAACGCAACGCCGACAAGCCGGAAGGGTATGTCGATCCGCTGGGTGAAGAGTGAGCACGGCAATGCGCTGATGTGGCTGCAGCGTGCGTCCGACCCGGTAGTGCCCACATGTTCGCGCTGAGGCGCTGTGGTGCATCGCCACTGCCGCCGACCAGCGGGCCGACATCATGACTCGCCGGAGTAGGCGCCCACGCTCACTCCTGCGTAGTCTGTTCGGCTTCCGCCTCCGTGCGCTCCTGCATCCTGGCCTCGCGTAGTTGTTTCTCCGAGGCACGGATCGCCTTGACGTCGAGCGGGCGAATCGTCTCGATGCGGCACGGAATACGGATCATCCCCGGGCCACCGAGCGCAATCACATTGTCGAAGCGCGCACTCACCTGACCAAAGCGCTGCGTGATCGCAATGGCCGGCGCATACCCCAGCTCGTTGCAGCTCGCGCGTAGTTCCAGCAAATACGCCTGATTGGGGCGCGTCCACACCGCCAACGCGCTGCCGCCCAATGCGGTCCAGCCGGCCAGACTGTTGCCATAGCGGAAATCGCGAACCGGCGCACCGGCGTTGGCGCGGTACAGCTGCAGGCGCTCTTCGTCAGACAGGCGCCCGGTGGCGCAGCCAACCAGACTCAGCAGGGCGATGACCATCCAAATGAATTTGTGCATGGGACACCTCGGCAATGACGCCTGAGCATGCCCCGCCGGATGTCATGCCTGGCTGAAAGTGCGCGCGTGCCTGGCCACGCGTTCACGGATGGGCCACTGCCGGGCACTCCAGGCCGCGCCGGCACCTGCACGTATTCAACCAACGCCGGTGGGACCATCCAGCAACATGCGAATGCGCTTGAGCAATTCCTTCTGCGTGTACGGCTTGTTGACCACGTCGAACTCCGCGCCGCCCACATCGGTGCGCTGGATGCTGGCATCGGCATAGCCGGTGGTCAGCAGCACCTTGATCTTGGGCAGCATCCGCCGTGCTTCGCGCGCCAGCACCACGCCGTTCATGCCGCCTGGCATGATCAGGTCGGTGAACAAGGCGTCCACTTCCGGATGCTGCTCCAGCACCTCGATCGCTTCGCGCCCGCTCGACGCGGACAGCGCGCGATAACCGGCACCTTCCAGGAACATCTTGGCCACCACCGCCACGTCCTCCTTGTCTTCCACGATCAGGATGGTTTCGTTGCCGCCCTTGTCCAAGGCGCGGTTCTTGGTGGACGGCAGCGCGTTTTCGTAATCGCTGGAGGCGGGGAAATACAGCCGCACCGTGGTGCCTTCGCCCACTTCGCTGTAGATGCGCACGGTGCCACCGGATTGCTTGACGAAGCCATACACCATCGACAAGCCCAGGCCCGTGCCCTGCCCCTCTTCCTTGGTGGTGAAGAACGGCTCCATGACCCGGCTCACCACTTCCGGCGGCATGCCCGAGCCGCTGTCGGTCACGGCAATACTCACGTAGCGGCCCGGCGCGAGCTGGTGATACATCGACAGGTCGTGGCTGGTGATCTCCACATTCTGCGTCTGCACCATCACTTCCTTGCGCTCGGCATTGGCCATGGCGTCACGCGCATTGATCAGCACATTCAACAGCGCCACTTCCGCCTGCGTCGTGTCGATCTGGCAATTCCACAGCCGTTCTTCCAGCGCCTGACGCAATGTGATGCCGCCCCCCAGCGCGCGCTCGGCCATATTGTTCATGCCCGACACCAGGCCGTTGAGATTCACCACCCGGCCACGCAATTTCTGTTTACGCGAAAACGCCAGCAACTGCTGGGTCAAGGTCGCGGCCTTGGCCGCCGCCGCGGCGGCGTGCTCCGCGCTGACCGCGATGCGATCGGGGCTGCCGTTGCCGTTGCTGACCATCATCTGGATGAATTCCAGATGCCCGGACATCACCTGCAGCAGATTGTTGAAGTCGTGTGCAATGCCGCCGGTGAGCTGGCCCAGCGCTTCCATCTTCTGCGCCTGGCGCAGGGCATCTTCGGCATCACGGCGGCGGCTGACGTCCAGCTGCGAGCCAAAGAAATACACCAGCTTGCCGGTGTCATCGAAGACCGGAGAAACGAACAGCGCATTCCAGAATGTTGAGCCGTCCTTGCGATAATTCAGCACTTCAGTGGCGAATTCGCGGCGGTTGTCGATGGCCTCACGCACATCGGCCACCGCCTGGCGGTCGGTCTCCGGGCCCTGCAGGAAGCGGCAGTTGTTGCCGATGATTTCGTCGGCAGCGTACCCGGTCATTTCCAGGAAGGCCCGGTTGGCGAACACGATCGGGTTATCCGGCAGGTATGGGTCGGTCACCGTCATCGGCATGCGGGTGGTTTCCACCGCAGCAAAGAAGATGTCCGAGCGATGCTTGCTGACCGGAAGCGTCTGCGATTCGCCAATCAATGGCGCCCGTGGCTCTCCGTAACCGGAATCGTTCAAGTGCGTGCTCTCCGCGGGGCCATTCCCGTGGCGCTAGTTTAGACGAGCCCGGTGAGGCCCCCATCACATCCGTGAGCCTTTCCAGACCGGCAAATGACCGCGATGCAACCTTTGATTGCAGCCGAACGTAGCTGCGCCCGGGTGACTGCCCGGCACCCTCGCTGCGGAGCGTGTGGACAGCCGCGATGCAGACGATTGCCGGTCTTGCTCGGCGCGCGGGAGACGTGTCCCCGCCGTGCGCCGTTACTGCGGCGCCATCTTCGAGAACACATTGATCACCACCGCACCGGCCACGATCAGCGCCCTGCCCAGCATGGCCGGCAGATCCAGCCGCTGGCCATGCACCAGCCAGGCCACCAGCGAGATCAGCACGATGCCGGCTCCGGAACAGAGCGCGTACGCGATGCCGACCGGGATCACCCGCAACGTCGCCGCCAGGCAATAGAACGCCACGGCATAGCCGAGCACGGTCAGCGGCGACGGCCATCGCCGGGTGAAGCCTTCGCTGGATGTGAGCGCCGCCGTCGCCATCACCTCCGCAACGATTGCCACCGCCAGAAACACCCAGTGCTTCATCCTCGTCTCCACGCGTTCAATGCCGCGACCATGACGGCAGCCACCGGCTTGCATGCAAGCACCGGGCTGCGCGCCATTGCCGGCACGCACCGCGCGCGCTAACGCGCCACGGTCGGGTTTGCCGTAGCATGCGCGTGCACCACGCAGCTCCTGCGTCTCGTCCGGCCGTTCTGGCGCCGTTGCGCGCTCTTCTCTCTCCGCCGGCCTGCGCGCCTGGTGATCACGCGACGCGACCATGCCGGGCTATCAGACCCAGATCCATGCGCTGACCTTCGGGCAGCACACCTTCAGCATCCGTGCGTTGGCGGACAAGCAGCAATACGCAGACCCCGACCAGACAGCCGCAGATGCGGGGATTTCCTCGGCGCAGTGGAGCCTGTTCGGCCAGGTCTGGCCCGCCGGCCAGCTGTTGGCCGAAGCGATGGCCACCCGGCCGGTGGCCGGCAAACGCATTCTCGAACTCGGTTGTGGCCTTGGGCTGGCCAGCCTGGTGCTGCGCCGCCGCGGCGCCGACATCGTGGCCAGCGACCATCACCCGCTGGCCGAAGTCTTCCTGGCCTACAACGCTGCGCTCAATGCGCTGGAATCGGTGCCGTACCGGCGCCTGGATTGGGACGCGGGCGCGGCGGACATGGGCCAGTTCGACATGATCATCGCCAGCGACGTGCTCTACGAAACCCGCCACGCCACCTTGCTGGCCAAGCTGATTCCCGACCTGGCCAAACCGGCCTGCGAAATCGTGATCAGCGACCCCGGCCGCGGCAATGCGAACACCTTGTCGCGCATGCTGGCCGACATCGGTTTTTCATTGATTGCCGGCGAACGCCAGGCCTCGGTGCACGTCGCCAAGGCGCCGCGCCTGTTTGTCTACCGGCGTGGCGCGGAGCCGCGGCAACCGGCTGGCTGAGCCGCGCGATCACGCTGCGGGCTCGCCGCACGGCGCAGGCGCCGGCCACACACCGGCGCTGCGCAGATAACGCAGCAAACGCGCGGCACACGCCGATGCCAGGCCCGGCACTCGCCTGCGGATCACGCCATCACGTTAGCGCGACACCCAGCCACCGATGGGGCTGTAGGCAGACAGTGACACCGGCTTGCGCGGGTCGGCCTTGATCACCTCGTGCCGGCTCAGACGCAGCGCCTCGCCATCGCGCTCTGCGTCCGGGTTGGTCACCCAGTCTTCGATGATGCGCACATGGAACAGCACTGCACGCTGCGTGCGGTCGTAGCGGAAGGTGATGTAGTCGGTCCAGTGCTGGCCGCATGCAACGCCATTCTGCACGGTGAAATAGGCGCCCTTGGCCACCAACCCCTGGCCGTCGTCTTCGAACGGATCGCACTGCCCACCGTCATCGGCCTTGAAGATCACCTGCGCGTTGCGCGCGGCTTCGACAAAGCGGCCATCGGCCGTCTGCATTAGGACCAGCAACAGCCGCTGCGGTGCATCCTTGCCGGCGGCAATCTGCGCTACTTCGTCGGCGCGCCGCAACGCCACCAGGTAATCGCGTCGGCCATCGCCATTCACATCCGCATCAACCGCCTGGATGAGCGTATAGCCGGCAGGCAGGTGCGCGCTCAGCTCGGGCGGCAGCGCCGCTGCGGCACAGGGGCCGGTTGCCATCGCCGTTGCCAACACCATCGCCGCTGCGTGACCTCGCATCTGCATGCTCATCCATTTCGTTCCGGGCGTGCAGCATAGCCGGCCGTGCAACTGCCTGTGCGTCTGGGCATGCGCGACCGAACGCGAACGCATCCGTCCACATGCCTACGCGCCAGCGATCGCCATCGCCATCGCCCGTTTCTTGGCAGTGAAGAAAAATCGCCAAGTCCGCTTATGCGCTCACGTGCGATTGGCGCATCGCCGACGTGCGTTTTATGCAGGCGGCGCGATGCTCTGCCTCGCACCACGCAAACGCGTGCGTGCATTCCCCAAGCAACGAACCAAGAGAACTCTCCATGGCAAATCAGAACCAAAACCAGGGCGGCACCAGTAACCGCGGCTTTGCTTCGATGGATGAAGACAAGCAGCGGGAAATCGCCTCCAAGGGCGGCAAGGCAGCCCATCAGAGCGGCAACGCACACGAATTCAGCTCGGAAGAAGCACGCGAAGCCGGCAAGAAGGGCGGCCAGTCCAGCGGCGGCGGCAATCGCTGACCGCGCGGCGCTTCCGGAGGGCCATGCGCTCTCCGGAAGCGCTCACGGTGTATGTCATTGACCTGAGACCGGGCGCCTGAGAGCGCCCTACTGTCTGTGCATCTCGCGCAGGCGCGGCAACGCGATGCCACCGCACAGCACTGCCGCGAACACCTAGCGAATCATCTCGCGAATGCGCGCCGCCATCGCATCGATACCGAACGGCTTGGTCAGCACGGCCATGCCCGGCGCAAGTTGGCCGGCGCCCAGCACGGCGGTTTCCGCATAGCCGGTAATGAACAACACGCTCAAGCGCGGCCGCGCGATCCGCGCCGCATCGGCCATCTGCCGCCCGTTCATGCCACCCGGCAAGCCAACATCGGTGATCAGCAAATCGATCCGCACATCGGACTGCAGCACGCTCAAGCCGGATGCGCCGTCCACCGCCTGCAACGCGGTATAGCCCAGTTCCTCCAGGATGTCGGCCACCAGCATGCGCACGCTGGGTTCGTCGTCCACCACCAGCACGGTCTCGCCCTGTTGCGAACGCGGCATCGCCGGCAGCGTGCGCGCTTGCGCATCGCCGGTGGCATCGCCCAGATGCCGCGGCAAGTGGATGCAGACGGTGGTGCCCTCGCCCACGGTCGACGACACCCGCACCTGGCCACCGGACTGCTGCGCAAAACCGTAAATCATCGACAGCCCCAGGCCGGTGCCCTCGCCGATCGGTTTGGTGGTGAAGAACGGCTCGAACACGCGCGCAATGACGTCTTCGGGCATGCCGGTGCCGGTGTCGCTCACGCACAACGACAGGTACTCGCCGTCGGGCACTTCGTTTTGTTGCGTGGCGGAATGGTTCAACCAGCTATTGGAGGTTTCGATGGTGATGCGGACGCCGTCCGGCATCGCGTCGCGCGCGTTGAGGCACAGGTTGAGCAGCGCATTTTCCAGCTGGGATGGGTCCACCAACGCGGGCCACAGCGCCTGCTCGGCCACCGTGGTGAGTTCGATCGACGGCCCCACCGTGCGCCGGATCAAATCTTCCATGCCGGCAATCAATGCATTCACATCGGTCGGCTTGGGCGCGAGCGTCTGCCGGCGCGAAAACGCCAGCAGGCGATGGGTCAACGCTGCGGCGCGGCCGGCCGCCTTCTGCGCCACCGCGATGTAGCACTCCACATCGTCGAAGCGGCCCTGGCCCATGCGTGTCTGCATCAACTCCAGGCTGCCGGAAATGCCGGTCAGCAGATTGTTGAAGTCGTGCGCCAACCCGCCGGTGAGCTGCCCCACCGCTTCCATCTTCTGGCTCTGCCGCAACGCCTCGCGTGCCACCTCCAGACTGGCTTCGGTCTGCACGCGGTCGGTGACATCCTGCGCCACCTGGAAGGCGCCCACTCGTCCGCCATGGCGATCGCGCAGCTGGCTGAAGCGCACTTCGTAATGCCGCAGCGCGCGTGCCGGGTCGCCGAACTCCTCCAGCACCAGGAACTCGTCGCCACTTAGCGCGCGGCCCCAGTGGCGCGCCACCTGCGCGCGATGTTCGGGCAAGCCGTCGAGCAGACCTAGCAGGTTGTCGCCCACATGCGCAGATACCCCATAGGCGAGCCGCAAAGCCTCGGCGCTGGCGGTGTTGAGGGCCAGGATGGTGAAGTCCATGTCGCAAGCGAGCACGGCCGCGTCGGTGCTATCGACGAAGTCGGCAAACAGGCGCCGCTCGGCCAATGCTTCGACAACGCGCTGCTCCAGCGTCTCGTTCAAGTCGCGCAACTGCTGCTCCACCCGCCGGCGCGGGGTGATGTCCACGATCAGCATCGCCACGTGATTGTCGTGGGTGCCGGCCGGAAACAGGTGCGCGTCGTACCAGCGCCCCAGCCGTGCGGCCTCGCGCTCGAAGCGCAGCGGCTCGCCGCTGCGGGCAACGCGGCCATACGCCTCGTGCCACTCCTGCTCGATGCCGGGCAGCAACTGGCTCGACCATTTGCCCACCACATCGGTCAGGCCGGTATGCCGCTCGAAGGCCGGATTGACCGCGAGCATGCGATGGTCGATTGCCTGACCCTGCGCATCGAACTTGACCTCGGCAATGCAGAAGCCGGCGTCGATGTTTTCGAACAGCATGCGGTAGCGTTTTTCGCTCTCGCGCAAGGCCTGCTGCGCCTGCTGCGCATCGGTGGTGTCGAACCCCTGCACGAAGATGCCGGTGACGCGGCCGGCATCGTCCTTGACCGGCTCATAGACAAAATCGACAAAGCGCTGCTCGGCGCCGGTACCGGTCCGCTGCAGCTGGATCGACACGGCCGACGCCACGAAGCGCTCGCCGGTGCTGTAGACGCTGTCGAGCAATTCGTAGAAGCCCTGGCCTTCGAGCTCCGGCAGGCCGGCACGCACGCTCATGCCGAGCATGTCGCGACCGCCCACCAGCCGTAAATAAGCGGCATTGACGAAGGCGAACACATGCTCCGGGCCGTGCAAGATCGCGGTGAACCCGGGGGCCTGTTCGAACAGCCGGCGCTGCCGCTCGGCTTCGGCGGCGCGCAGGCGATCGGCGCGCACCGTCTCGGTGATCTCGATGCCCTGGTTGAACAGGCCCACGATGCTGCCGTCTTCGCCGCGGATCGGTGCGGCGCTGAAGTTCCAATAGGTCGTCTCCGGCACGCCGCGACGCACCATCGGCAGTTCCACATGCCGCTGCTCGAAACCTTCGCCGGTCTGCAGGCATCGGCGGAACGGCGGCGCCACCTGTTCCCAGGACGCGCCCCAGACCTCGGAGACCGGCTGGCCCAACGCCCACGGATGGCGATCGGCCATCGACGGGATATAGGCGTCGTTGTAGAGCATCACCAGGTCCGGGCCCCACAACACCGTGGCGAGCACCGGCGAGTTCAGGCAGATCGACAGCGCCGAACGCAGCGATTGCGGCCACTGCGACGGCAGCCCTAGCGCCGAGCCACTCCAGTCGTGCGCACGCATCCGCGCGCCCATTTCGCCACCACCGGCAAGGAAGGAAAACGAATCACCACTGGGATCAACGGGCATCGCGTCTGACGTAGTTGGGGTGGACCACTGCCGGAAATACGGCAGGCGTGCGCGATGCGTCTTGCCATCGAACGGCGGGCGGTCGACAGCGTCGTGCATGCTCCATGGCGTTAGCGACTCCCCGTGAAGACTGCCCGCGTGCGGCATCGGTTGTGCCCGTCGCGGGCGAGACGATAGCGCGCCCGCCAGCATCGCCACAACTTCCGTCCGCCTGCCGGTCGTTGTGCTGCGACAAAACGCTAAACCGTTCACTGCCGCGCGGCCTGGTGGGCGCAGCGCTGCGCCATGGCCGCCGTCTGATGTCCGATGACCGCGCGTCTCATCCACTGAGACGCGTGCTTGGCAGCATCGCCGCCGATGACACGCACCACAACGGCTACTCGCCGCACCACATTGATTGAACGGCGGCACTGCGCGCCTGGCATCGCGCCAAGCAACGCGTTACCACCGAGACAGGAGGCCGGCGATGGTGGGGCGCGCTGAGCGGGCAAAGCGCAGCTGGGGCGCTCCGGACTACACCTACCCCGAGCATCTGCGTGCAGAACTGGACACCTTGCCGGCCACGCCCGGGGTCTATCTGTTCCATGGACAGAGCAGCACGTTGCCGTTGTACATCGGCAAGAGCATCCACCTGCGCAACCGCGTCATGGACCATTTCCGTAACGCGGCCGAAGCCTCGCTGCTGCGTCAGACGCGCAGCATCCAGGTGATCGAAATGGCCGGTGACATCGGCGCACAGCTGCTGGAGTCGCAGCTGATCAAGACCCTGCGCCCGCTGTACAACCAGAAGCTGCGGCGGATCCCGCGCCAGTTTTCGATCCGGCTGTATCGCGGCGAGGTGTCGATCGAACATTCCGGCGAGATCGATCCGGCGGCAGCGCCCTGGTTGTACGGGCTGTATTCCAGCCCCCGTGCGGCCAAGGAAACGTTGCGCCGCCTCGCCGACCAGCATCATCTTTGTTACGGCTTGTTGGGACTGGAGCGGCTGCAAGCAGGCCGGCCCTGTTTCCGCGCCATGCTGAAACGCTGCAGCGGCGCCTGCCATGGTGCCGAGCCCTTGGACGCGCACGAAGAACGGCTACGCAGCGTGCTGCAGCATCTGGAACAGGCGGCGTGGCCATTTCCCGGCGCCATCGCGCTGAAGGAGCAAGGCGCGCAACGCACCCAGTTCCATGTGCTGCGCGATTGGCACTATCTGGGCAGCGCCACCTCGTTGGCGGGCGCACGCCGTTTGCAGGCGACACCCGGTGCATTCGACCGCGATTGCTACCGCATCCTGCGCAAATATCTGGAGACGCAGCTGCATTGCGTGTCGCTGCTGTAGCCGCAAGCGGGCCCAACTGGCTCAGCGCTTTCTGCTTCGGCGCGATTGCACAGCACTGCGCTGCTGCGTGGCCGGCACCTGCTGCGCGAACACTGCGTGCATGCAGGCCACCACCTGCTGCGCGCGCGCAGACAACGGCCATTCGGCGCGCTGGATCAGCCAAAGCGTATCCACCACCGGATGCAGCCCTTCCACCACCTGGATCGCGGCCTGGTCGTGCGATGCCAGGCGTGCGCCGCACTACGGCCAGCGCGTGCAATCAGGTTTTAGAGCAGTTATCAAAACGACTGCGCAGCCTCAAGGCGGGCGCGGCCGGTGCTCGGAATCGGCATGTACCCACGTACACTCCGGTTTCCTCCGCGCCGTCCGCACCCACCTGACGATTGCTCGCTACGTTTTGTTAGCCGCTCTTAGCCCAGCACGCAACGCGGCACTTCATTCGGCCGCAGCGTCAACACCTGCACGCCGGTGCGCGTGACTGCAACACGGTGGCTTGGCGTGCATCCCGATCACGTCGCACCGGATGGAATGGAATGGATCGGTCACTGGACGCCATCGCCAGATGCAACGCAAGAGTGAACCTTCGCGCCTGGTGCAAATCTGCGCAGGTA
The nucleotide sequence above comes from Xanthomonas campestris pv. campestris str. ATCC 33913. Encoded proteins:
- a CDS encoding oxidative damage protection protein, translated to MSRTVFCQYQQCDTEGLDFAPYPGELGQRIFAQIGKAGWQAWLAHQTMLINENRLSPRDPKHRAFLEAELQKFLFERNADKPEGYVDPLGEE
- a CDS encoding SMR family transporter; the encoded protein is MKHWVFLAVAIVAEVMATAALTSSEGFTRRWPSPLTVLGYAVAFYCLAATLRVIPVGIAYALCSGAGIVLISLVAWLVHGQRLDLPAMLGRALIVAGAVVINVFSKMAPQ
- the cho gene encoding excinuclease Cho, coding for MVGRAERAKRSWGAPDYTYPEHLRAELDTLPATPGVYLFHGQSSTLPLYIGKSIHLRNRVMDHFRNAAEASLLRQTRSIQVIEMAGDIGAQLLESQLIKTLRPLYNQKLRRIPRQFSIRLYRGEVSIEHSGEIDPAAAPWLYGLYSSPRAAKETLRRLADQHHLCYGLLGLERLQAGRPCFRAMLKRCSGACHGAEPLDAHEERLRSVLQHLEQAAWPFPGAIALKEQGAQRTQFHVLRDWHYLGSATSLAGARRLQATPGAFDRDCYRILRKYLETQLHCVSLL
- a CDS encoding class I SAM-dependent methyltransferase — encoded protein: MPGYQTQIHALTFGQHTFSIRALADKQQYADPDQTAADAGISSAQWSLFGQVWPAGQLLAEAMATRPVAGKRILELGCGLGLASLVLRRRGADIVASDHHPLAEVFLAYNAALNALESVPYRRLDWDAGAADMGQFDMIIASDVLYETRHATLLAKLIPDLAKPACEIVISDPGRGNANTLSRMLADIGFSLIAGERQASVHVAKAPRLFVYRRGAEPRQPAG
- a CDS encoding DUF6491 family protein produces the protein MHKFIWMVIALLSLVGCATGRLSDEERLQLYRANAGAPVRDFRYGNSLAGWTALGGSALAVWTRPNQAYLLELRASCNELGYAPAIAITQRFGQVSARFDNVIALGGPGMIRIPCRIETIRPLDVKAIRASEKQLREARMQERTEAEAEQTTQE
- a CDS encoding PAS domain-containing protein; amino-acid sequence: MHDAVDRPPFDGKTHRARLPYFRQWSTPTTSDAMPVDPSGDSFSFLAGGGEMGARMRAHDWSGSALGLPSQWPQSLRSALSICLNSPVLATVLWGPDLVMLYNDAYIPSMADRHPWALGQPVSEVWGASWEQVAPPFRRCLQTGEGFEQRHVELPMVRRGVPETTYWNFSAAPIRGEDGSIVGLFNQGIEITETVRADRLRAAEAERQRRLFEQAPGFTAILHGPEHVFAFVNAAYLRLVGGRDMLGMSVRAGLPELEGQGFYELLDSVYSTGERFVASAVSIQLQRTGTGAEQRFVDFVYEPVKDDAGRVTGIFVQGFDTTDAQQAQQALRESEKRYRMLFENIDAGFCIAEVKFDAQGQAIDHRMLAVNPAFERHTGLTDVVGKWSSQLLPGIEQEWHEAYGRVARSGEPLRFEREAARLGRWYDAHLFPAGTHDNHVAMLIVDITPRRRVEQQLRDLNETLEQRVVEALAERRLFADFVDSTDAAVLACDMDFTILALNTASAEALRLAYGVSAHVGDNLLGLLDGLPEHRAQVARHWGRALSGDEFLVLEEFGDPARALRHYEVRFSQLRDRHGGRVGAFQVAQDVTDRVQTEASLEVAREALRQSQKMEAVGQLTGGLAHDFNNLLTGISGSLELMQTRMGQGRFDDVECYIAVAQKAAGRAAALTHRLLAFSRRQTLAPKPTDVNALIAGMEDLIRRTVGPSIELTTVAEQALWPALVDPSQLENALLNLCLNARDAMPDGVRITIETSNSWLNHSATQQNEVPDGEYLSLCVSDTGTGMPEDVIARVFEPFFTTKPIGEGTGLGLSMIYGFAQQSGGQVRVSSTVGEGTTVCIHLPRHLGDATGDAQARTLPAMPRSQQGETVLVVDDEPSVRMLVADILEELGYTALQAVDGASGLSVLQSDVRIDLLITDVGLPGGMNGRQMADAARIARPRLSVLFITGYAETAVLGAGQLAPGMAVLTKPFGIDAMAARIREMIR
- a CDS encoding hybrid sensor histidine kinase/response regulator: MNDSGYGEPRAPLIGESQTLPVSKHRSDIFFAAVETTRMPMTVTDPYLPDNPIVFANRAFLEMTGYAADEIIGNNCRFLQGPETDRQAVADVREAIDNRREFATEVLNYRKDGSTFWNALFVSPVFDDTGKLVYFFGSQLDVSRRRDAEDALRQAQKMEALGQLTGGIAHDFNNLLQVMSGHLEFIQMMVSNGNGSPDRIAVSAEHAAAAAAKAATLTQQLLAFSRKQKLRGRVVNLNGLVSGMNNMAERALGGGITLRQALEERLWNCQIDTTQAEVALLNVLINARDAMANAERKEVMVQTQNVEITSHDLSMYHQLAPGRYVSIAVTDSGSGMPPEVVSRVMEPFFTTKEEGQGTGLGLSMVYGFVKQSGGTVRIYSEVGEGTTVRLYFPASSDYENALPSTKNRALDKGGNETILIVEDKEDVAVVAKMFLEGAGYRALSASSGREAIEVLEQHPEVDALFTDLIMPGGMNGVVLAREARRMLPKIKVLLTTGYADASIQRTDVGGAEFDVVNKPYTQKELLKRIRMLLDGPTGVG
- a CDS encoding KGG domain-containing protein, which translates into the protein MANQNQNQGGTSNRGFASMDEDKQREIASKGGKAAHQSGNAHEFSSEEAREAGKKGGQSSGGGNR